A region from the Musa acuminata AAA Group cultivar baxijiao chromosome BXJ1-10, Cavendish_Baxijiao_AAA, whole genome shotgun sequence genome encodes:
- the LOC135595559 gene encoding respiratory burst oxidase homolog protein B-like, protein MKKMGPTEEGRGGESPTDAIEVESTGGRISFSGPLSGPLNKRGEKSGARVSFPGSPSSVGSVKGKEQEEEDDDDTYVEITLDVRDDTVAVHSVKAAGAGGDAAGDPEVAALARELERRSAFGASVMRTASWRFRQVSQELRRLASFGRRPGAGKFDRSRSAAAQALKGLKFISKADGAAGWAAVERRFDELAVDGTLDRSKFAQCIGMKESKEFAGELFDALARRRQIKGDTITKAELREFWDQISEQSFDSRLQTFFDMVDKNADGRITEEEVREIISLSASANNLSKIQDQAEEYAALIMEELDPDSLGYIEIYNLEMLLLEAPGYSAQLGTTNSRNLSQMLSQKLRPTREPNPLVRWYHEGRYFLEDHWKRVWVMVLWLCVCAGLFAWKFVQYRRRAVFHVMGYCVCVAKGGAETLKFNMALILLPVCRNTITWLRTKTKLGKVLPFDDNLNFHKVIAVGVAIGVGLHAISHLTCDFPRLLHATDQEYDPMKHFFGDTRPNNYWWFVKGTEGWTGVVMVVLMAIAFTLATPWFRRNRLNLPWPLKRLTGFNAFWYSHHLFVIVYVLLIIHGTFLYLSKKWYKKTTWMYLAIPLILYASERLIRALRSSVRAVKILKVAVYPGNVLTLQMSKPQGFKYRSGQYIFVNCAAVSPFQWHPFSITSAPQDDYISVHIRTLGDWTRQLKAVFSEVCQPPTSGQSGLLRSDYDSNNNLIFPKVLIDGPYGAPAQEYKKYDVVLLVGLGIGATPFISIVKDIVNNMKQWDPEESSDGDDVRDASEGGGGGGHSSNHRRTVTSSTSSFKTRRAYFYWVTREQGSFEWFRGVMNEVAETDKKGVIELHNFCTSVYEEGDARSALIVMLQSLNHAKHGVDIVSGTRVKSHFARPNWRNVYKRIALNHRDQRIGVFYCGAPTLTKELRQLATDFSRKTSTKFDFHKENF, encoded by the exons ATGAAGAAGATGGGCCCGACCGAAGAGGGGAGAGGGGGCGAAAGCCCGACGGATGCGATCGAGGTGGAGAGTACCGGCGGCCGCATCTCCTTTAGTGGCCCCTTGAGCGGGCCTCTCAACAAGAGGGGGGAGAAGAGCGGCGCCCGGGTTAGCTTCCCGGGCTCGCCTTCGTCTGTGGGGTCGGTTAAGGGGaaggagcaggaggaggaggacgacgatgaCACGTACGTGGAGATCACCCTGGACGTGCGCGACGACACGGTGGCGGTGCACAGCGTGAAGGCGGCGGGGGCCGGCGGGGACGCCGCCGGGGACCCGGAGGTGGCGGCGCTCGCGCGGGAGCTGGAGAGGCGGTCGGCGTTCGGGGCGTCGGTGATGCGCACGGCGTCGTGGAGGTTCCGGCAGGTGTCACAGGAGCTGCGGCGGCTGGCGTCGTTCGGGCGGCGTCCCGGGGCGGGGAAGTTCGACCGGAGCAGGTCCGCCGCCGCGCAAGCCCTCAAGGGCCTCAAGTTCATCAGCAAGGCCGACGGCGCCGCCGGATGGGCTGCCGTCGAGCGCCGCTTCGATGAGCTCGCCGTCGATGGCACCCTCGACCGCTCAAAGTTCGCTCAGTGCATCG GAATGAAAGAGTCGAAGGAGTTCGCAGGCGAGCTGTTCGATGCGTTGGCGAGGAGGAGACAGATCAAAGGGGATACTATCACAAAGGCGGAGTTGCGAGAGTTTTGGGATCAGATATCCGAACAGAGCTTCGATTCCAGGCTCCAAACCTTCTTCGATAT GGTGGATAAGAACGCGGATGGAAGAATCACGGAAGAGGAAGTCAGAGAG ATCATCTCGCTGAGCGCTTCAGCCAACAATCTCTCCAAGATTCAAGATCAGGCGGAGGAGTATGCGGCGCTCATCATGGAGGAACTGGACCCCGACAGTCTTGGCTACATTGAG ATATACAACCTGGAGATGCTCCTGCTGGAGGCGCCCGGCTACTCGGCGCAGCTCGGCACCACCAACAGCCGAAACCTGAGTCAGATGCTGAGCCAGAAGCTGAGGCCGACCCGTGAGCCAAACCCGCTGGTCCGGTGGTACCACGAGGGGCGCTACTTCCTGGAGGACCACTGGAAGCGGGTGTGGGTGATGGTGCTGTGGCTGTGCGTCTGCGCCGGCCTCTTCGCGTGGAAGTTCGTCCAGTACCGGCGGCGCGCGGTGTTTCATGTCATGGGTTATTGCGTCTGCGTCGCCAAGGGCGGCGCGGAGACCCTTAAGTTCAACATGGCCCTCATCCTCCTCCCGGTCTGCCGCAACACCATCACCTGGCTCCGCACCAAGACCAAGCTCGGCAAGGTCCTGCCCTTCGACGACAACCTCAATTTCCACAAG GTGATCGCGGTGGGCGTGGCGATCGGTGTCGGGCTTCATGCGATCTCGCACTTGACGTGCGACTTCCCACGCCTCCTGCACGCGACGGACCAAGAGTACGATCCCATGAAGCACTTCTTCGGGGACACCCGGCCCAACAACTACTGGTGGTTCGTGAAGGGCACGGAGGGGTGGACGGGGGTGGTGATGGTGGTCCTTATGGCCATCGCCTTCACTCTCGCCACCCCGTGGTTCCGCCGCAACCGGCTCAACCTGCCCTGGCCCTTGAAACGCCTCACCGGGTTCAACGCCTTCTGGTACTCTCACCACCTGTTCGTCATCGTCTACGTTCTCCTCATCATCCACGGCACCTTCCTCTACCTCTCGAAGAAATGGTACAAGAAGACG ACATGGATGTATTTGGCGATTCCGCTCATCCTCTACGCTAGCGAACGGTTGATCAGAGCGCTCCGATCGAGCGTGAGGGCGGTCAAGATATTGAAAGTGGCGGTGTACCCTGGCAACGTCCTGACTCTTCAAATGTCGAAGCCACAGGGCTTCAAGTACCGAAGCGGTCAATACATATTTGTCAATTGCGCAGCGGTCTCCCCGTTCCAGTG GCACCCATTCTCCATCACGTCAGCCCCGCAGGACGACTACATCAGTGTTCACATACGGACCCTGGGGGACTGGACCAGGCAGCTCAAAGCTGTTTTCTCTGAG GTGTGTCAACCACCAACAAGTGGCCAAAGCGGTCTTCTTAGATCAGACTACGACAGCAACAACAACCTCAT CTTTCCAAAGGTGCTGATTGATGGGCCGTATGGAGCACCAGCCCAAGAGTACAAGAAGTACGACGTCGTACTGCTGGTGGGGCTGGGAATCGGCGCCACCCCTTTCATCAGCATCGTCAAGGACATCGTCAACAACATGAAGCAATGGGACCCCGAAGAGTCGTCCGACGGCGACGACGTTCGCGACGCGTcggagggcggcggcggcggcggccacagTAGCAACCACCGGAGGACGGTGACGTCGTCGACGTCGTCGTTCAAGACGAGGAGGGCCTACTTCTACTGGGTGACGCGGGAGCAGGGATCGTTCGAGTGGTTCCGGGGGGTGATGAACGAGGTGGCGGAGACGGACAAGAAGGGGGTGATCGAGCTGCACAACTTCTGCACCAGCGTGTACGAGGAGGGCGACGCCCGGTCCGCCCTTATCGTGATGCTACAGTCCCTCAACCACGCCAAGCACGGGGTGGACATCGTGTCGGGCACTCGGGTCAAGTCCCACTTCGCCCGCCCCAACTGGCGCAACGTCTACAAACGCATCGCCCTCAACCACCGCGATCAACGAATCG GTGTATTCTACTGTGGAGCCCCGACCCTGACGAAGGAGCTGCGCCAGCTAGCCACGGATTTCTCAAGGAAGACCAGCACCAAGTTCGACTTCCACAAGGAGAACTTTTGA